TTCAACCGCTTCAGGAAGCTCTTGGTACGATTTGAAAAGCTTCTTTCATCACACATGGCTCTAACTCACTTGGCTGCTGCGATCATCGCCTTGAGAAAAATAGGGATTATTTACGGATAAATTCTTAGAAGTGAAAGGCGTCAAATCAATCCGAGAAGCTCAATTTCTGCTAAAGAAGCAAGGCTACAACATTAGTGTTGTGGATGGAATTTGTGGGCAGAACACTAAAGAGGAACTCGAAAAGTTCCAAAGAAGTGAAGGGCTAGAGCCTAA
Above is a genomic segment from Pseudodesulfovibrio alkaliphilus containing:
- a CDS encoding peptidoglycan-binding domain-containing protein, whose translation is MKGVKSIREAQFLLKKQGYNISVVDGICGQNTKEELEKFQRSEGLEPNGLLTIGTLNALKSFIEPANGKDSRALEMNAPR